A window of the Diabrotica undecimpunctata isolate CICGRU chromosome 1, icDiaUnde3, whole genome shotgun sequence genome harbors these coding sequences:
- the LOC140432704 gene encoding mitochondrial glutamate carrier 1-like isoform X2, giving the protein MYANILDAFQKTFKTEGFFGMYRGAGVNLLLITPEKAIKLAANDFFRYYLSTEGILPVYKQVIAGGLAGLCQLIITTPMELLKIQMQDAGRVAAAAEKGSQKQKINIIEKPTATKLALNIIKTDGVFGFYKGTGATALRDVSFSMVYFPLFFTLNELGPKRADSDTVFWATFFAGLGAGSVAALSVTPFDVVKTRLQTAKKAIGEDTYTGIPDAFRRIFLREGPKAFFKGGFCRILVIAPLFGIAQTVYFLGIAEWLLGVDKHEILREEHKAKRE; this is encoded by the exons ATGTACGCAAATAT ATTAGATGCGTTTCAAAAAACGTTTAAGACGGAAGGATTTTTTGGAATGTATAGAGGAGCTGGAGTTAATTTACTATTAATTACACCAGAAAAGGCAATAAAACTGGCAGCGAATGATTTTTTTAGATACTATTTATCAACTGAAGG gatattgccAGTATATAAACAAGTCATTGCTGGAGGATTGGCAGGTTTGTGCCAACTGATTATAACAACACCAATGGAACTTCTAAAGATTCAAATGCAAGACGCGGGAAGAGTCGCGGCTGCTGCAGAAAAAGGGAGtcaaa AACAGAAGATAAACATAATCGAAAAACCAACAGCTACAAAATTggctttaaatataattaaaactgaTGGCGTCTTTGGATTTTATAAAGGTACTGGCGCCACTGCCTTGAGGGATGTGTCATTTTCCATGGTatattttccacttttctttACATTGAATGAACTGGGACCTAAAAGAGCTGATA gTGATACTGTTTTTTGGGCCACTTTTTTTGCTGGACTAGGAGCTGGTTCAGTTGCAGCGTTAAGTGTTACCCCTTTCGATGTTGTCAAAACAAGACTTCAAACGGCAAAGAAAGCAATAGGAGAAGATACTTATACAGGAATACCAGATGCTTTTAG gAGAATATTTCTAAGAGAAGGTCCAAAGGCATTTTTTAAAGGAGGATTTTGCAGAATTTTAGTGATCGCTCCTCTCTTTGGTATAGCTCAAACGGTGTATTTTTTGGGTATTGCTGAATGGTTACTAGGTGTTGACAAACACGAGATATTAAGAGAAGAGCATAAAGCCAAAAGGGAATAA
- the LOC140432704 gene encoding mitochondrial glutamate carrier 1-like isoform X1, with protein MAEKQAKFSIIPKIINGGIAGLIGVTCVFPIDLVKTRLQNQQIGPQGEKMYANILDAFQKTFKTEGFFGMYRGAGVNLLLITPEKAIKLAANDFFRYYLSTEGILPVYKQVIAGGLAGLCQLIITTPMELLKIQMQDAGRVAAAAEKGSQKQKINIIEKPTATKLALNIIKTDGVFGFYKGTGATALRDVSFSMVYFPLFFTLNELGPKRADSDTVFWATFFAGLGAGSVAALSVTPFDVVKTRLQTAKKAIGEDTYTGIPDAFRRIFLREGPKAFFKGGFCRILVIAPLFGIAQTVYFLGIAEWLLGVDKHEILREEHKAKRE; from the exons ATGGCTGAAAAACAAGCTAAATTTTC CATTATACCTAAAATAATTAATGGAGGTATTGCAGGACTTATCGGAGTAACGTGTGTCTTTCCAATAGATTTGGTGAAGACCAGATTACAGAATCAACAAATTGGACCTCAAGGAGAAAAGATGTACGCAAATAT ATTAGATGCGTTTCAAAAAACGTTTAAGACGGAAGGATTTTTTGGAATGTATAGAGGAGCTGGAGTTAATTTACTATTAATTACACCAGAAAAGGCAATAAAACTGGCAGCGAATGATTTTTTTAGATACTATTTATCAACTGAAGG gatattgccAGTATATAAACAAGTCATTGCTGGAGGATTGGCAGGTTTGTGCCAACTGATTATAACAACACCAATGGAACTTCTAAAGATTCAAATGCAAGACGCGGGAAGAGTCGCGGCTGCTGCAGAAAAAGGGAGtcaaa AACAGAAGATAAACATAATCGAAAAACCAACAGCTACAAAATTggctttaaatataattaaaactgaTGGCGTCTTTGGATTTTATAAAGGTACTGGCGCCACTGCCTTGAGGGATGTGTCATTTTCCATGGTatattttccacttttctttACATTGAATGAACTGGGACCTAAAAGAGCTGATA gTGATACTGTTTTTTGGGCCACTTTTTTTGCTGGACTAGGAGCTGGTTCAGTTGCAGCGTTAAGTGTTACCCCTTTCGATGTTGTCAAAACAAGACTTCAAACGGCAAAGAAAGCAATAGGAGAAGATACTTATACAGGAATACCAGATGCTTTTAG gAGAATATTTCTAAGAGAAGGTCCAAAGGCATTTTTTAAAGGAGGATTTTGCAGAATTTTAGTGATCGCTCCTCTCTTTGGTATAGCTCAAACGGTGTATTTTTTGGGTATTGCTGAATGGTTACTAGGTGTTGACAAACACGAGATATTAAGAGAAGAGCATAAAGCCAAAAGGGAATAA